Below is a window of Brachyspira hampsonii DNA.
CTACGGGTATTGATAATATAGAATTTATAATAGCACCGAATAAGCAGAGTATGTTTCAGCCTCTTAGAAAAATTGCTTCAGGCGGTGAAATATCTAGAATAATGCTTTCACTAAAAAATGTACTTTCTTTAGGAGATTATTGTGAAACATGCGTATTCGATGAAATAGATGTAGGTGTTGGCGGAAGAATTGCTGAAGTTATAGGCGAAAAAATAGCTGCATTATCAAAAAGAAAACAGGTGCTTAGCGTTACTCATTTAGCACAAATTGCAATATATGCTAATAATCATTTTAAAGTTACAAAAAATGAAGGCGATGATATTGTTACTTCAACTATTGAAGAGCTTGATGACAGTATGAGAGTTAATGAAATAGCAAGAATGATAACAGGAAAAGAAATCACAGAAGCAAGCATAAAACATGCCGAAGAAATGCTTGAACATGCCAAAAAATAATAAATTATAAAATATAAAAAGCAGGTATAAAATTAATTATACCTGCTTTTTTATTTATAGGCATGATAGATTATTTTTTATCTTCTTCTTTTTCTTTCAATACAGGAATAGCAAATTTTAATTTAGGAAAAATAAGTATATATATAAACATTACCACAATACTAACCAAATTAAAGAATGAATAAGGTAAATATTGTAAAGTAGCCACTCCTAAAGTAGATGCCATATAAACACCTGTTACTGTCCATGGTACTATAGGTTCAGTTAAAGTTCCTCCTTCTTCCATAGTTCTTGATAAAGCAGAAGGATGTAATTTATATTTTTTATATATATCTTGGAATATAGGACCTAAAGTTAAAAAAGTAAATTGTGTACTATTAACACTTGAATTAACAATGAATGTAGTAAACCAAGTTACTATCATCAAACTCTTAACTCCTTTTATAACTTTTAATAATAAATCCAATATAGTTTGCAAAGTTCCTATTAGCTGAAGCATAGCTCCAAAAGTTAAAGCAGATATCAAAAATAATACTGTAGGCATCATATTAACCATACCGCCTCTATTTAATAAATTATTTAAATTAGCAGGTATTTGATCTGCAGGTAAATTTGACATAGAAACATTAAATCCTGATACAAAGGCTTTTACCGAATTTAAAAAACCAAAATCCTGGAATATTGCACCTAATATTAAAGCTAGGAAACTTCCTAAAAACATAGTTATTATAGGTGATAAACCTTTAAAACTTCCTACAAAAACAACAACAGCTGGAAGTAATAATAATATATTAAAATTAAACATATAATCTAAAGAATCTAATATTTCTCTAGTTTCTTTAACTGTTGAGATATCTATATTAGAAGAAGCAGTAAAACCTAAAACAATAAATATAATACTTGATATTATTACAGAAGGTATAGTTACTATCAGCATAGATTTTATATGGTCTATTAACTGAGCACCTGAACCCATAGCTGATAAAACTGTTGTATCAGATATAGGAGAATTTTTATCCCCAACATAAGCACCGCTTATTATAGCACCAGCTATTAAAGGTAAAGGTATTCCTGTTGCATGGGCCACACCTATGAAAGCAACTCCAGAAGTAGCAGCAGCTCCCCAAGAAGTACCTGTAAATATAGCAACGAAAGCAGTAACAATAAATGCTGTAAAAGGTATAAAGGAAGGATTAATCCATTTTATACCATAATATATAAGCATAGGAACAGCTCCGCTGTATATCCAAGTACCGACTATAGCACCTATCAATATTAATATAAGTACCCCAAGCCAAGTATCTGCTATTTTTTTTACAAAAGCCTTTTCCATTTCTTCCCATTTATATCCTGCAGTATATGCAATAATACAGCAAATAACAGTACCTATTATAAGTAAAAATTCTATTGCTATGCCAAATCTTACAGTACCTATAAGAACACCAACTAATATAAATATAAGGGGGAATATTTTTAAAAATGTATTTATTTGTTTCTTTTCCATACATAACACTCCAAAAAATTATTTTATATTTTTTAATGCCTCATCTAAATCAGCTATAAGATCATTATAATCTTCTAATCCTACAGATATTCTCATAACCCCCAAAGATATGCCCATAGCATCAAACTGTTCTTTAGGCATTTCTTTTAAATAACTTATGGCAGGAGCATATATTAGACTTTCATGTCCACCCCAACTTACTCCTATTCTGAAGCATTTTAAACTATTGAAAAATTTCTTTATATCATTTAAATTATCAGAATTAATAACAAATCCCATAAGTCCTGAAAATCCTTTCATTTGTTCTTTAGCTAAATCATATTGATCAAAATTTTCAAGTCCCGGATACATAACTTTCTTAACTTTAGGATTATTATTTAAATATTTAGCAACAGCCAAAGCATTTTCCTGATGCTGCATCATTCTTATTTTTAAAGTCCTTAAACTTCTCAATATAAGCCAAGCTTCAAAAGGAGACATTTTAGCTCCTAAAAATGCATGTTCTCTGTCAAATAGCGATTTAATATCCTGCTCTTTACCGACTACAACACCAGCAACTACATCACTATGTCCTCCTAAATACTTAGAACAAGAATGAACTTCTAAGTCTATTCCCATTTCTAAAGGTCTTTGAAATATAGGAGTAGCCCAAGTATTATCTATTATAGTTTTGATATTATGTTTTTTTGCTAATGCCACAACTTGTTTTATATTCTGCAAACTAAATACTGCAGATGAAGGACTTTCCAAATATATTAATTTTGTGTTTTCTCTAATGGCATTTTCAAAATCTTCTATTTTTTTACCCTCTACAAAAGTAGTTTCTATATTACATTTTTCTTTTAAATATACATTCATAAAATTATTAGCAGGACCATAAACATTTTTTATAGATATTATATGATCTCCGCAATTAACATAATGAAGTATTGATGATGATATAGCCCCCATACCTGAAGAAAATAATTTAGCTCTCTCAGCTCCGCATAAACAAGCTATCTTCTCTTCTACTAATGATACAGATGGGTTGTTTCCTCTTGTATATATAGAATTATTGAAAGGATCATCGAATGCTTTATCTATTGCTTCCCAACTTTCAAAAGTAAATAAACTACTTTGATATACAGGAGGCACTACAGGACCATTTCCTCCTTCTTTATAATGAATTAATTTTGTTTGATAAGATTGATCACTCATAATAAAAATCCTTTATTTTTATTTATAATAAATTTACTTTTGTAGTAAACACTTTTTCTTTTATTTCTTCATCTTTATTTACTAATATAGTTTCCTTAAACAAGATATTATCAGAACTTACACCTAATAAAATATCAACATTAGCTTTTTTCATAACAAATTTCATATCTTCATCATAGAAAGCCAATATATGTATAGGCACTTCAAAATTAATTCCAACACTTTGATTAGGTTCTAAAGTTACTCTTTTAAATCCCTTGAGTTCTTTAACAGGTCTTGTAACACCTAAAACATTATTTCTAAAATAAAGCTGTACAACTTCACTTCCTTTTACTTTTCCTACATTTTTTATTTTACAAGATATATTAATTTTATCTGTAGGAGATAATTCTTTTTTATCAACTTTAAAATCATATAATTCAAAGTTAGTATAGCTTAATCCATATCCGAAATTATATATAGCCTCATGCGGTCCATCTACATAACCGCCCCACATTCTTTCAGAACCACCTGATGGTTTATGAGAATAGTAT
It encodes the following:
- the nhaC gene encoding Na+/H+ antiporter NhaC yields the protein MEKKQINTFLKIFPLIFILVGVLIGTVRFGIAIEFLLIIGTVICCIIAYTAGYKWEEMEKAFVKKIADTWLGVLILILIGAIVGTWIYSGAVPMLIYYGIKWINPSFIPFTAFIVTAFVAIFTGTSWGAAATSGVAFIGVAHATGIPLPLIAGAIISGAYVGDKNSPISDTTVLSAMGSGAQLIDHIKSMLIVTIPSVIISSIIFIVLGFTASSNIDISTVKETREILDSLDYMFNFNILLLLPAVVVFVGSFKGLSPIITMFLGSFLALILGAIFQDFGFLNSVKAFVSGFNVSMSNLPADQIPANLNNLLNRGGMVNMMPTVLFLISALTFGAMLQLIGTLQTILDLLLKVIKGVKSLMIVTWFTTFIVNSSVNSTQFTFLTLGPIFQDIYKKYKLHPSALSRTMEEGGTLTEPIVPWTVTGVYMASTLGVATLQYLPYSFFNLVSIVVMFIYILIFPKLKFAIPVLKEKEEDKK
- a CDS encoding trans-sulfuration enzyme family protein, encoding MSDQSYQTKLIHYKEGGNGPVVPPVYQSSLFTFESWEAIDKAFDDPFNNSIYTRGNNPSVSLVEEKIACLCGAERAKLFSSGMGAISSSILHYVNCGDHIISIKNVYGPANNFMNVYLKEKCNIETTFVEGKKIEDFENAIRENTKLIYLESPSSAVFSLQNIKQVVALAKKHNIKTIIDNTWATPIFQRPLEMGIDLEVHSCSKYLGGHSDVVAGVVVGKEQDIKSLFDREHAFLGAKMSPFEAWLILRSLRTLKIRMMQHQENALAVAKYLNNNPKVKKVMYPGLENFDQYDLAKEQMKGFSGLMGFVINSDNLNDIKKFFNSLKCFRIGVSWGGHESLIYAPAISYLKEMPKEQFDAMGISLGVMRISVGLEDYNDLIADLDEALKNIK